The Triplophysa dalaica isolate WHDGS20190420 chromosome 5, ASM1584641v1, whole genome shotgun sequence genome window below encodes:
- the LOC130421345 gene encoding histone H2B-like: MPEPAKPAPKKGSKKAVTKTAVKGGKKRRKSRKESYAIYVYKVLKQVHPDTGISSKAMGIMNSFVNDIFERIAGESSRLAHYNKRSTITSREIQTAVRLLLPGELAKHAVSEGTKAVTKYTSSK, encoded by the exons ATGCCTGAACCAGCCAAACCCGCGCCCAAGAAGGGCTCTAAGAAGGCCGTCACCAAGACCGCCGTTAAGGGAGGAAAGAAGCGCAGAAAGTCCAGGAAGGAGAGTTACGCCATCTACGTGTACAAAGTGCTCAAGCAGGTCCACCCCGACACCGGCATCTCTTCCAAGGCGATGGGCATCATGAACTCTTTCGTCAACGACATCTTCGAGCGCATCGCCGGTGAGTCGTCTCGTCTCGCGCACTACAACAAGCGCTCCACCATCACGtcgagagagatccagaccgccgtgcgtctgctgctgcccggtgaactcgccaaacacgccgtgtccgagggcaccaaagccgtcaccaagtacaccagctccaa gtga
- the LOC130421360 gene encoding uncharacterized protein LOC130421360: MMSSAVSGVSEAEVNDVFISSGESVSLSCNDALHQCSSTTWIYNNYTTSSTVEVFTGGINRNNTERSERLSLTSNCSLNIYKTTQHDAGSYICIQYVNGRLHGPYSHVFLHVLHVSSSSSSSSQTEIRANTSVTLSCQLFSYDCDHVFSYYEYQLVWMNQTDVDLQTDSRYQIRSDELCLISLTTTLVNEDDNTELRCVLKHKNDIKTSVTYTVRFTDSNKILVTTTNPERFSTHNTPETTQQQGISSAFVCVCVFVCVCLCVCVCLCVCVFPHYDSSKLKLNFVFYSIIYNINNNKRYEVLIVIHVSCYIST; this comes from the exons atgatgtcatctgctgtttcaggtgtgagtgaagcagaagtgaatgatgtgttcatcagttctggtgaaagtgtgtctctgtcctgtaatgatgctcttcatcaatgctcctcaactacatggatCTATAATAATTATACAACATCATCTACAGtagaagtgtttactggaggaataaatCGGAATAACACTGAAagatctgagagactgagtctgacatctaactgctctctcaacatctataaaacaacacaacatgatgctGGAAGTTACATCTGCATACAATATGTGAATGGACGTCTACATGGACCTTATTCACATGTTtttctacatgttcttcatg tgtcttcatcatcatcatcatcatcacagactgagataagagcaaacacatctgtcactctctcctgtcagctGTTTTCATATGACTGTGATCATGTGTTCAGTTATTATGAATACcagctggtgtggatgaatcagactgatgttgatctacagacagactccagatatcagattagatcagatgaactctgtctcatctctctgactacaacactcgtgaatgaagacgacaacacagagttgagatgtgtgctcaaacacaagaatgacatcaagacctcagtcacatatactgtcagatttacag attcaaacaagattctagtgaccaccacaaaccctgagagattctcaactcataacacaccagaaactacacaacaacaaggtaTATCATcggcgtttgtgtgtgtgtgtgtgtttgtgtgtgtgtgtttgtgtgtgtgtgtgtgtttgtgtgtgtgtgtgtttccacattATGACTCatctaaactaaaactaaactttgttttttacagcatcatctacaacatcaataataataagaggtatgaagtgttgattgtgatccatgtgtcctgttacataagtacatga